The Limnohabitans sp. region GCCCGCCAGATCGAATCGACGCTCGGTCTCTCAGTCGGGTGGCTCGACATTGAGCGCGTGCACGAGACGGCGCCAACACCGCAAGAGGCCAAATTCCACAAACTCTCTGCCCGCATCTGGTCGCATGGCACAGCCAAGCAAAAAAGGGCGGCTGTAACTGCGCTGATGGAAATCCTCGAATCTGGCTGACTTTCGATGCTCTCAGCGATTTTGGATTTGACGGCGTACTTTTGAGAGGTATGAAAATTAACTGTGACTTGGCCTGGATGCTGTCATCGCATCCGATCAGGGAAACTTGCTGCCAGGTATCAGGAATCGCGTGCACCACCGTCGGACTCCAGCCCCGGTTCATCGTCCACACGAATGTGCACGCACCCCAAGTCTTTCCAACCCGCGTGAGATAGAAAATTGAAAAATTCGGAAGGCAAAATGTCTGCGGGTAGGTGCTGAACGCACGTTCCAGTAAGAGTCGCACCTTCTGGAACTTCTCTACATGGGTCGCGATCATCTCCATCGGTGCGCACGTGTCGATATACGAGATCACTTGTCCAAGGACCTGCGAGCAGAACAAGGCGTCGCCGGTGTAACCCAGTATCTCGGGGTGCTTCTCCGAAGCGAAGATCTTGCGCCCGAGATCCCATCTTCCTTGGTCACCCCATGTGAGCCGACTGTCCGACGCCACGTACACCGCCGTCGCGACGTTTTGATCGATGGCGACCCACGCAATTAGAGTTGTCATTGTTTTGGTTCCGAGCAGTTTCTAAAGTGGTGGATTCATGGATCACTTTAATGGCGCTTGCAAGGGGTCACTTGTGAAGTGAGGTAGTCAGGTGCTAGCTGCGTGCGGCTAGCATGTGGAGCGGGCGCTCACCGCTCTCGATGTCAGACTTTTACCCGCATAGACTATACTGTACAAATTTACATGCTATCGGCCATCACCTGAGAACTCAACTGATGGGAAAAGACACCCGCATTGAATGGACCCACCACACTTTCAACCCGTGGTGGGGTTGTGTCCGCGTATCCGATGCCTGTGACCATTGCTACGCTGAAACTTGGGCAAAGCGCCTTGGGGAAGACGTTTGGGGGCCGAAGTCCGAACGTCGTTTTTTCGGAGACGTACACTGGAAAGAACCTCTGAAGTGGAACCGTGAAGCAGAGCAAAGCAAAACTCGTCGGCGGGTGTTTTGCGCGTCCATGGCGGATGTCTTTGAGAACCGAGAGGACTTGATTCCGCATCGGCTTCGCTTGCTAGACCTCATTGCAGCAACACCTCATTTGGACTGGCTGCTATTGACCAAGCGTATTCACTTGGTGCGCAAGCAGTTGCCCAAGGGCTATGAATTTCCCTCTAACGTTTGGCTTGGCGCAACAGTCGAGAACCAGAGTGCAGCTGACAAGCGATTGAAGCACTTGCTCCAGTTCAAGACACCTGCCGTCCGGTTCTTGTCGTGCGAGCCACTGTTGGGACCATTGGATCTGAGCCGTTGGCTTCAAATTGGGGAACTGGGCACTCGTGTGGACTGGGTGATTGCTGGCGGCGAGTCTGGGCCTGGATCACGTCCTATGGACCCAAAATGGCCTAACGATCTGCGCAAACAATGCAACAAGACCGGGGTGGCTTTTCACTTCAAACAGTGGGGGCACTGGGCGCCGTTGGAGCAAGCGGCACAAGCCGTGACTGGCCGTACGCCGATCTTCATCGTCAGGAATGGTGGCTCGGAGGTCAAACTCGCTGCTGTTGGAAAAGGAAAAGCCGGTCGTTCCTTGGGGGGGCGTCATTGGGATCAATTCCCAAACACCGGGAGTGGGGTGTAGCGGCGTACGACTTCAGCTCTGCAGAAAGGCTTGCTCTTGGCAAAAAGTCACTACAACTGGGAGGACGGACCGGCAGAGATCGATCCGCATAGCGTCACTAAGCACGAGGTGTTGGTCGGCTACCTGATACGGTATTTCGAGCAACGAACCCTCAATGCGCGAGGGCGGGAGCGTCTTCGAATCACGCTCGTTGACGGATTCTGCGGGGGGGGGCTCTACATACTCAAAGGGCAGGCCAAGGAGATACTTGGCTCTCCGCTGCGCATGCTCAACGCAGTCGAAGAGGCCCGAACGCTCATCAATGCCAAGAGGACAAAGCCCATCGAGCTGGATGTCCAATATGTCTTCATTGACAAGGACCGTCGAGCGTTGTCCCATTTGAAGATGGTCCTGCAGAAACGGGGCTTTGGTCACCAGATCGGCAATACAATACACGTCATTCATGAAGACTTTGTTTCAGCTTCGCCTGCTGTTTTCAAGCTGATTCAGGCCCATACGCCGAGAGCACGCACAGCGATCTATTTTCTGGATCAGTATGGATACAGCGAAGTACCAGCGCCGCTGATTCAGCAGATATTCGCGAACTCACCGGGCAGCGAGGTAGTGTTGACATTTCATGTTGCTGCATTTGCCACCTACACCAATGACCAATTCACGGACCAGGTCTCCGAGAAACTAGCGGTAGATATTCGTGCAGCCTTGGGTGGCAGGACCGTCGAGCAGATCAAGGAAGAGGATGCCGCCGATTGGCGCCGCTTCATACAGGCCGCGTTGTATCAAGCGTTGGTGAAGGGATGTGGTGCCGAGTACTTCACGCCTTTTTTCATTCGTGGTGAGGGCAGCGGTCAAGGCGAATACTGGTTGGTTCATCTTTCTCAACATCCCCGTGCACAGGACGTGATGAAGCAGGTGCACTGGCAGCATCAGAACCATTCCATCCACTACGGTGGGGCAGGACTCGACATGCTGGCCTCGCACATGATGGGTTTTCGGCAGGAGTTCACCGGGGGATTCCAGTTCGACGATGTGGCTCTATGCCAATCAGTCGAGGTGTTGCCGCAGCAACTGGCGGAGCACATTTTCGAGCGGCGCCAACCCTTGCAGATCGGCGAGTTGTATGCCTCCACCTGCAACACGTCCCCAGGCACTTCCATCATGTACAAGCAGGCCTTGGAGCGGCTGTCGGGAGATCAGGACATCATTGTTCGATCCGAGGAGGGCGTGACCCGGAAGCAGGCGAAATACATGCGTGATACGGACTGGGTTGAACGCAGCCCCCAAGTGGCCCTGTTTAGCTTGCCGCGGGGAGCAGATTGATGATTTTTCGTCTCGTCAAAGATGCAGATCCCCTGCCGCATTTGCCCATAGAGCATGGTCGGAACGGTGAAGGCGTGGGTTCGTGGGTCCCCGACATGAAGCACACGTTCCTGGCCAAGTACGTGGAGGGTACGCGTCGGGCTAGGGCGAAATTTAAGCAGCGCGTGTACGTTGACCTGTTCAGTGGTCCAGGTCGCATTCAGGTCAAGGGCGAGGCGACAACTCGTCCAGGTGGCGCCCAAGTGGCCTGGGTACATTCACTGCGGGACGACGTGGCGTTTACATCGTGTTTTGTTGGTGATCTGGATGTCGAACGAGCATCCGCCTCTGCGCAACGGCTGAGGGCCATGGGCGCACCTGCAATAGCGTTTCCCGGTGCTGCTGAATCAACGGTCGACCAGGTGATTGGAAGAGTCCCCAGAGGCGCGCTGTGTCTCGCCTATCTTGATCCATACAACCTGCAGTACCTTTCGTTCAGCGTGATCGAAAAGCTGGCAAGGCTGAGTTTTGTTGATTTCGCCGTGCACTTCAGCACGATGGATTTGAGACGCAATGTGCTGATGGAGTACAACCCAGAGAGGGCGCGATTCGACGCAGCGGCACCAGGTTGGCGCGATCACATCGACCCCCTGGCTTTTGTACGCGGCGATGCCGACGAGGCCTTCTTTGACTACTGGTGCGGGCTGGTACGGGGTCTTGGATTCTCGATCAGTCATCGAATGCCACTCGTTCGGGACGATGGAAATCGTCCGCTGTACCACTTGGTGTTTTTCAGCCGACATGAGCTCCCGAACAGGATATGGGGGGATGTGGCACAGGGACCAAACCGGGAGTTCGATTTCTAGCCTCAGGAATTATCCTGCCGCCCCAGCTAAGCGACCGGTCGAGGGGTCGTGCGGTCGTTCAAGATCCAGCCGTTGTGAACGGCCGGTTGAGGTCTCCAGACAAGACTCAGTCTGCGTATTCGGGTGTCCGCAACCAGCCTAAAGCAGGCGGTTAAGATTGAGCTCGTCTTGAAGTCTTCGCTTTAAAAATTCATGGCAACGTGAGGGCATCAATTATGTTGCCGAATTTCGCAAAGGCGCATGGTGGTTTTAAGACACGCCATGCTTCGCAATTTTTCCATTTCATTAGACGATGACCATCAATCTAAACAAGCCGGATCGTTGGAAAGCCGACATTAAAGCGTCAGTCGATCTTTACAACACATGGTTTATGACTTTCGCTCCGCAGACCTTCAGGGACGAACGCAGCCGTTCGTCAAAGCAGGTAGAAAATGCGTTAAAGAGCACCGATAACCTGCGTAACATTACCCCGGCGCTGCTAAAAGAGCACCCGGAGGTTTTGCCTATGCTGCGAATGGCAACCTGCCCACCAATTGCGCGTGATCGACTGATCGGGCTAGCCGGGGTGTCCAAGAACCTTGTGAAGTGTATGGAGGACAAGGAAAAGCCTGCTGTACCTCCAAAAATGCCCATTAAGCGACTCAATGAGGAGCTGGGCCGCATCGGTGACATCATTGCTCGGTTGGCTGATAAGGACATCTTTGTGTGGTTGGAGTCAGGCAATGTCCCGCAGGAATCTGACCTTCATCGTGCTGCCACCATCGTGGCAGATCGTCTCTGCGGTGCGCAATCCGACCCGATCGTGCGAAACGAGCAGGAACGCCGCCAGCTGAGTGAAATTTCCAAGTGGCTTATTGCCCGTGACTATCAGGAAGTCAAATCTACAGCTTTTGACGCAATGAAACCTGGTACCTTTGCGTTCAGGGTCAACGTACCCGTGGCTTTGGCCATAGAGGAAACAGACACCCTAGAAGCGGACGACGAGGAAGCGGAAGAAGATCGCCTCGATGCCAATGGTGCGCCCCTGATATCCAACCCAGAGGAATTGGTCGAGGTCGTCACCGTTAACATTGCAGTGGATGTGGTCATCATGCCTCGCAACGCCAAGGTGGGAGATTTCCCGTTGTTGATTGAAGCCAAATCCGCAGGCGATTTCACCAACGTGAACAAGCGCAGGAAAGAAGAAGCTCAGAAAATCCGTCAATTGAAGCGTCATTACCATGACCATAAGGTCCGGTTTGGTCTCTTCCTCTGTGGTTATTTTGATAGCGGTTACTTGGGTTATGCTGCAGCGGACGGCATCGATTGGGTCTGGGAGCACCGGATCGACGACCTAGCTGGCTACGATCTCTGACGGGCATTTACCTCATGAACAGTTTAGCGACGGGCGAAGTCCAGTCTTTGACTATCTTGGATGATCTCGTCCCACAGTCTCCTGCCTCTTTGGAGGACCAACGCCTGTTGGTCCAAAAGTCATTGGACTCGCAGAAAACCGGATTGCAACGTAACCAGATGGGCCAGTTCGCCACACCGACGGCCCTGGCTCGCGAGATTTTGTCGTATGGATTGACATTGCTTCCGCCTGGCGATGCTGTCCGTTTCCTTGACCCGGCGCTAGGCACTGGATCGTTCTACTCGGCATTACTCAACACAGTAGGCGACCGCCAGGTGGACGTTGCTCAAGGGTACGAGATCGACCCTCACTATGGGCTGCCTGCTCAAGCTTTGTGGCGCGATCATGACCTGAGAATTGATATTGCAGATTTCACATCGATCAAGCCGTCTATAGACGGCTTCAATTTACTGATATGCAATCCACCATACGTGCGGCACCAACACATGGACGCCCTCACGAAGAA contains the following coding sequences:
- a CDS encoding DUF5131 family protein, giving the protein MGKDTRIEWTHHTFNPWWGCVRVSDACDHCYAETWAKRLGEDVWGPKSERRFFGDVHWKEPLKWNREAEQSKTRRRVFCASMADVFENREDLIPHRLRLLDLIAATPHLDWLLLTKRIHLVRKQLPKGYEFPSNVWLGATVENQSAADKRLKHLLQFKTPAVRFLSCEPLLGPLDLSRWLQIGELGTRVDWVIAGGESGPGSRPMDPKWPNDLRKQCNKTGVAFHFKQWGHWAPLEQAAQAVTGRTPIFIVRNGGSEVKLAAVGKGKAGRSLGGRHWDQFPNTGSGV
- a CDS encoding three-Cys-motif partner protein TcmP encodes the protein MAKSHYNWEDGPAEIDPHSVTKHEVLVGYLIRYFEQRTLNARGRERLRITLVDGFCGGGLYILKGQAKEILGSPLRMLNAVEEARTLINAKRTKPIELDVQYVFIDKDRRALSHLKMVLQKRGFGHQIGNTIHVIHEDFVSASPAVFKLIQAHTPRARTAIYFLDQYGYSEVPAPLIQQIFANSPGSEVVLTFHVAAFATYTNDQFTDQVSEKLAVDIRAALGGRTVEQIKEEDAADWRRFIQAALYQALVKGCGAEYFTPFFIRGEGSGQGEYWLVHLSQHPRAQDVMKQVHWQHQNHSIHYGGAGLDMLASHMMGFRQEFTGGFQFDDVALCQSVEVLPQQLAEHIFERRQPLQIGELYASTCNTSPGTSIMYKQALERLSGDQDIIVRSEEGVTRKQAKYMRDTDWVERSPQVALFSLPRGAD
- a CDS encoding three-Cys-motif partner protein TcmP, whose amino-acid sequence is MIFRLVKDADPLPHLPIEHGRNGEGVGSWVPDMKHTFLAKYVEGTRRARAKFKQRVYVDLFSGPGRIQVKGEATTRPGGAQVAWVHSLRDDVAFTSCFVGDLDVERASASAQRLRAMGAPAIAFPGAAESTVDQVIGRVPRGALCLAYLDPYNLQYLSFSVIEKLARLSFVDFAVHFSTMDLRRNVLMEYNPERARFDAAAPGWRDHIDPLAFVRGDADEAFFDYWCGLVRGLGFSISHRMPLVRDDGNRPLYHLVFFSRHELPNRIWGDVAQGPNREFDF
- a CDS encoding XamI family restriction endonuclease, which codes for MTINLNKPDRWKADIKASVDLYNTWFMTFAPQTFRDERSRSSKQVENALKSTDNLRNITPALLKEHPEVLPMLRMATCPPIARDRLIGLAGVSKNLVKCMEDKEKPAVPPKMPIKRLNEELGRIGDIIARLADKDIFVWLESGNVPQESDLHRAATIVADRLCGAQSDPIVRNEQERRQLSEISKWLIARDYQEVKSTAFDAMKPGTFAFRVNVPVALAIEETDTLEADDEEAEEDRLDANGAPLISNPEELVEVVTVNIAVDVVIMPRNAKVGDFPLLIEAKSAGDFTNVNKRRKEEAQKIRQLKRHYHDHKVRFGLFLCGYFDSGYLGYAAADGIDWVWEHRIDDLAGYDL